AAGCAAAGGATTGAGCGTCATGGCAAAAGTCCTAGAACGAGTTAAGTAGGGAAAAATCAGCTTACTGCTGGTGTTGTTTGTCAAACCGACGCATCAAATAGGCAACGCCAAATTCACCTTCGGGATGGTTTTCCAGCAAATCGGCAATTTCAAATAGTTTTTCGGCCAGTTCGGGACCCAGTTTTTTTATGGTGGCATCCCGTTCTTTTTCGGCTTGCTGTTTTTCGCGCAAGTTGGTTTGCCATTCGCTGGAGAAGATTTTTTCCAATCCTGATACCAAGCCAAGTTGGGTCAGTGCATTCCACTCGCCAGCATCCAACCAAATGCCGTTGCATGAGGGGCAACGTTCTACAAAAAAGGGCTTTTTGATGGGGATTTTGGCGCGGGATAGATAGCGTTGGCAGTCGGGGCACAATCCCGCTTTTTTATCGTGGCTGGGACTTTCAAATTCTAAATCCATATTTTCTACTACGGTATCTGGCGATGGAGATTTCCACCCCTTTTCTTGCTGCCAGCGTTCGTAATCGTCACTGCTGACCCAATGTCCGTGACAGTGAGGGCAGGCGTAGGTGGGCAAATTGTCAGCGATCGCACTTTTTTCCAGCAGAAAATCCCGATGTTTGGGACAATGGAGTTGGGAATTGCTGGTGTAGCGGCGATCGCCGGTGGTTTCTAGGTGGTTTTCGTACGTGCGGTCAGTCATGATGGTTGGTTGTTGGTGTCGGTTCCCAAGAGAGTATCGCATCCAGCGATGAGTTTTTGCACGCGATCGCGCAAGTTTGCCAAGGTCTTCTCGGTTGTGCTAGGGTTGCGGGAAACTGCTAAAAAATTGACTTCCGTTCCCAGCAGCCGCAAATAGCGATGTAGCTCCGTCTGCACCGATTGCACCCGCGAGACCGCCGCCGCGTCCACTTCTTCTGTGGGCAAAGTCATGATCTGCTGTTGAAAGTATTGTTGCACTTGCTGCACTTGAGGCGCTAGGGGGATCGATGCGGAAGTTGACTCGGCAGTGGCTTCAATATCTTGCAGCAGTTGTTCCAAGTTGGCTTTGAGCTGTTCGTAGTAAGGACGGTGGGTCGCTGGTAGCATAAAAGACGCGATCGCTTGATGGGGATACAAATTCAGATCTTAGCGGTTGCTAGCGGGGAAAAACAAGGGTTGGCGTCGTCGTTGCGCCGGCAGACGGCTTCGCCGCTGTGTGGGGAGACCCTTTCTCGATCGGCAGCAAAGGATTTTTCGGCGCTGTCAAAAATTCTTTTAGAATAAAAAATGCGCCCAACTCTTGCCTTTTCTAGTTCTCAAAAAAATGGTTGGTGTATTTTTGAGTTGGAAAGCAGCGATCGCAGCCTGAAACCGGCACAAATGCAACTTTTTGCTATTTTTCTGTATCGTTTTATACAATAAGATTGGGTAAATTCTATCAATATTTCCCTATTAAGATTTCTGTATAAAACTTTTCGATTGTGAAGCGAAATTTCTAAGAGAGTAAAGCAATGGATATGGCAACAACAACCACCTGTCCCATTCAAGTTCAAATTCCCGATTGGTTACAAAGCTGTTTGTCAAACGACGGCCATTCTGCTGCCAACTTATCAGAAGGTTTGAGCGAAAGCGATCGCGATTTAATCGCCCGCTCGTTTACCTTTGCCCACAACCTGCACGAAGGGCAATGTCGTGCCTCCGGGGAACCCTACATCAACCATCC
This genomic interval from Geitlerinema sp. PCC 9228 contains the following:
- a CDS encoding zf-TFIIB domain-containing protein, which encodes MTDRTYENHLETTGDRRYTSNSQLHCPKHRDFLLEKSAIADNLPTYACPHCHGHWVSSDDYERWQQEKGWKSPSPDTVVENMDLEFESPSHDKKAGLCPDCQRYLSRAKIPIKKPFFVERCPSCNGIWLDAGEWNALTQLGLVSGLEKIFSSEWQTNLREKQQAEKERDATIKKLGPELAEKLFEIADLLENHPEGEFGVAYLMRRFDKQHQQ
- the patD gene encoding heterocyst frequency control protein PatD, which codes for MYPHQAIASFMLPATHRPYYEQLKANLEQLLQDIEATAESTSASIPLAPQVQQVQQYFQQQIMTLPTEEVDAAAVSRVQSVQTELHRYLRLLGTEVNFLAVSRNPSTTEKTLANLRDRVQKLIAGCDTLLGTDTNNQPS